Proteins from a single region of Drosophila biarmipes strain raj3 chromosome 3R, RU_DBia_V1.1, whole genome shotgun sequence:
- the LOC108024308 gene encoding plasminogen-like — protein MILSNQQRCTGTLVHKKYVLTAASCVLNSNQSIVRFGRAYESYREYYVDEIYIHKPNNKNDIALIKLSQTVVHIKPICILLREGLKLENHRNYKATGWDVMGIARTKSINKFENKKCSNSFGVYPGYTQICTGHSSKDKCAELGSPLVIKIDTNLYTLVGVQTQGALGTCVYTNTLKYFDWIVGIVLEVDVIMSIYIALLELAEDVLYKHHIRPICVWAPKNKKICTGLTVKKMCPYSGSPLVSELPVLGKMSNTLVGIQSYDALGNCVYTKIASYIDWIVGIVLEVDLIVTV, from the exons ATGATTTTATCCAACCAACAAAGATGCACGGGAACTCTGGTTCACAAAA AATACGTGTTAACAGCAGCAAGCTGCGTATTAAATTCAAACCAGAG TATCGTCCGTTTTGGAAGAGCTTACGAAAGCTACAGAGAATACTACGTAGACGAAATTTACATTCACAAGCCcaacaataaaaatgatatagcTCTGATCAAACTAAGCCAGACTGTGGTTCACATAAAACCCATATGCATTCTGTTACGGGAAGGGCTAAAGTTGGAAAACCACAGGAATTATAAAGCCACCGGCTGGGACGTTATGGGAATTGCTAGAACGAAGAGCatcaataaatttgaaaataaaaagtgcTCAAACTCCTTCGGTGTATATCCCGGCTATACTCAAATCTGCACTGGCCACAGCAGCAAAGACAAGTGTGCTGAACTCGGAAGTCCTTTGGTCATTAAAATCGACACTAATTTGTACACACTCGTTGGAGTTCAGACCCAAGGCGCTTTGGGAACTTGCGTGTATACCAACACTTTAAAGTATTTCGACTGGATAGTGGGTATCGTGTTAGAGGTCGATGTCATAATGTCTATAT ATATTGCACTGCTGGAACTAGCAGAAGATGTGCTCTACAAACACCACATAAGGCCAATATGCGTTTG GGctccgaaaaacaaaaagatctgCACTGGACTTACAGTCAAGAAAATGTGCCCCTATTCAGGAAGTCCCTTGGTCAGTGAATTGCCAGTTTTGGGGAAAATGAGTAACACACTAGTCGGAATTCAGAGCTATGACGCTTTGGGAAATTGTGTATATACCAAAATTGCAAGCTACATCGACTGGATTGTCGGAATCGTGCTGGAGGTTGATCTTATAGTAACCGTTTAA